One window from the genome of uncultured Tateyamaria sp. encodes:
- a CDS encoding putative PEP-binding protein codes for MPTAMVPGERIAAVQNNPHTTLVTPTAPIATDSHGGRAKCLQRLTRLDLPVPPTVALSFDAVHDIAKGHLPDIPAILDQFPAEALLCVRPSSEDPDWGGPSAILNIGMNDTRFEALCATLGTDAAAALFTRFVQSYAIHVDRLDPDMFDDVTGEGPYALQQTLEAYENETEFPFPATRAEQLAGVLKSMARAWEGTSARLLRQAKGAPADAGLGLVVQQMAFGVGQGESGAGVLQLVSSKTGMPQITGRYLRQSQGRDALRSDAKSLYITRDPRGPSLEDQVPDAFAQLVDHARLMRTRLREEMQVEFTIENGHLHILDGVRVARSSRAAVRIAVQLARDGIIPRQEALMRIEPRTLNELLHRQVDRHAKRDLLATGIAASPGAATGRLVFSANEAQASAARNEDCILVRRETSPEDIRGMHAAKAVITERGGITSHAAVIGRGIGLPCVVGVSDMRFQTRNGLLTTKDGRTVSAGDIVTVDGTNGTILLGAPAMQEAALDDAFTDLMDWADAERDIGIRANADTPADAQTASNFNAQGIGLCRTEHMFFEPGRLTVMREMIFAATSDDRRAVLERLLPMQRADFIQLFKIMQGKPVCIRLFDPPLHEFLPTDRTGQNELADALNLPLSDVTRRIEAMAEYNPMLGLRGVRLGVTVPEIYEMQARAIFEAALDAGRDGAPVVPEIMIPLVSAKREVELVRSRVDAIAAAVAAEKGAEFDYHLGVMVETPRAALRAGDIAQHCSFLSFGTNDLTQMTYGLSRDDAGRFMSDYVRQEVFVEDPFHSLDIDGVGELLRLGSERGRAARPNITLSMCGEHGGNPESIAFCRNAGFDYVSCSPFRVPVARLASAQLAIAHKIG; via the coding sequence ATGCCAACGGCTATGGTGCCGGGCGAAAGGATCGCCGCAGTGCAGAATAACCCGCATACAACCCTGGTGACACCCACCGCGCCCATCGCCACGGACTCCCATGGCGGGCGTGCGAAATGCCTGCAGCGTCTGACCCGGCTTGACCTGCCGGTTCCGCCCACCGTGGCCCTGTCCTTTGACGCCGTGCATGACATCGCCAAGGGCCACCTGCCTGATATTCCAGCGATTCTCGACCAGTTCCCGGCCGAGGCGCTGTTGTGCGTGCGCCCGTCCTCCGAGGACCCGGATTGGGGTGGCCCGTCCGCGATCCTCAATATCGGCATGAACGACACCCGGTTCGAAGCGCTGTGCGCGACGCTGGGCACCGATGCGGCAGCCGCATTGTTCACCCGCTTCGTGCAAAGCTATGCCATCCATGTGGACCGGCTTGATCCCGACATGTTTGACGATGTGACTGGCGAGGGGCCGTACGCCCTGCAACAAACGCTTGAAGCCTATGAAAACGAGACAGAGTTCCCGTTCCCGGCCACCCGCGCCGAACAGCTGGCTGGTGTTTTGAAATCCATGGCCCGCGCCTGGGAAGGTACCTCTGCCCGCCTGCTGCGCCAGGCCAAGGGCGCACCCGCGGATGCGGGTCTGGGCCTGGTGGTGCAACAGATGGCCTTTGGCGTGGGGCAGGGCGAAAGCGGGGCGGGTGTCCTGCAACTGGTGTCGTCGAAGACCGGGATGCCGCAGATCACCGGGCGCTACCTGCGCCAAAGCCAGGGGCGTGATGCGCTGCGCAGCGACGCCAAGAGCCTCTATATCACCCGCGATCCGCGCGGCCCCTCGCTCGAGGATCAGGTGCCCGACGCCTTTGCCCAGCTTGTGGATCATGCCCGCCTGATGCGCACCAGGCTGCGCGAGGAAATGCAGGTCGAATTCACCATTGAAAACGGGCATCTGCACATCCTTGACGGCGTGCGCGTGGCGCGGTCCTCTCGCGCGGCGGTCCGCATCGCCGTGCAACTGGCCCGCGACGGGATCATCCCGCGCCAAGAGGCGCTGATGCGGATCGAACCACGCACACTCAATGAACTGTTGCACCGTCAGGTCGACCGCCACGCCAAACGGGACCTGCTGGCCACCGGCATTGCCGCCAGCCCCGGTGCCGCCACGGGCCGCCTCGTGTTTTCCGCCAATGAAGCCCAGGCCAGTGCGGCCCGAAACGAAGACTGCATTCTGGTGCGCCGCGAAACCTCGCCCGAGGATATCCGGGGCATGCACGCCGCCAAGGCCGTGATCACCGAACGGGGCGGCATCACCAGCCACGCCGCCGTCATCGGGCGCGGCATCGGGCTGCCCTGCGTTGTGGGGGTCAGCGACATGCGGTTCCAGACCCGAAATGGCCTGCTGACCACCAAGGACGGGCGGACTGTATCGGCCGGTGACATCGTCACCGTGGACGGCACCAATGGCACGATCCTGCTGGGCGCGCCTGCCATGCAGGAAGCGGCCCTGGATGACGCGTTCACCGACCTGATGGACTGGGCCGATGCAGAACGTGACATCGGCATCCGCGCCAATGCCGACACGCCCGCCGACGCCCAGACCGCCAGCAATTTCAACGCGCAGGGCATTGGCCTGTGCCGGACGGAACACATGTTCTTTGAACCGGGCCGCCTGACCGTGATGCGCGAAATGATCTTTGCCGCCACCAGCGACGACCGGCGCGCGGTGCTGGAACGGCTGCTGCCGATGCAACGGGCCGATTTCATTCAGCTGTTCAAGATCATGCAGGGCAAACCGGTCTGCATCCGCCTGTTCGACCCGCCCCTGCACGAATTCCTGCCCACGGACCGGACCGGCCAGAACGAATTGGCCGACGCGCTGAACCTGCCCCTGTCGGACGTGACCCGCCGGATCGAGGCGATGGCCGAATACAACCCGATGCTGGGCCTGCGCGGTGTCCGGTTGGGCGTCACCGTGCCCGAAATTTACGAAATGCAGGCCCGCGCCATTTTCGAGGCGGCCTTGGATGCGGGCCGCGATGGCGCGCCGGTGGTGCCCGAGATCATGATCCCGCTGGTCAGCGCCAAGCGCGAGGTGGAACTGGTGCGCTCGCGCGTCGATGCCATCGCCGCTGCGGTCGCCGCCGAAAAGGGGGCCGAGTTCGACTATCACCTCGGCGTCATGGTCGAAACGCCCCGGGCTGCGTTGCGGGCAGGTGATATCGCCCAGCACTGCAGCTTTCTGTCCTTCGGCACCAACGACCTGACACAGATGACCTATGGTCTGTCGCGCGACGATGCGGGCCGGTTCATGTCCGACTACGTGCGCCAGGAGGTCTTTGTCGAGGACCCGTTCCATTCACTTGATATCGACGGCGTGGGCGAGTTGCTGCGCCTGGGATCGGAACGCGGACGGGCGGCGCGGCCCAACATCACCCTGTCCATGTGCGGCGAACATGGCGGCAATCCCGAATCAATTGCCTTCTGCCGAAATGCCGGATTCGACTATGTGTCCTGCTCTCCGTTCCGGGTTCCGGTGGCTCGGCTGGCTTCCGCTCAACTGGCAATTGCCCACAAAATCGGGTAG
- a CDS encoding cell wall hydrolase: MLTGTQLAAADGDDTAATGDALRKAETRGLRGVSQARLEGLLSEPNLATDVSFSRSWVDAQPKAKGGAHWKCLSEALYFEARGETVKGQFAVAEVIMNRVRSARFPDNVCGVINQGTGKRYQCQFTYTCDGNPETIHEPRAFERVSKVARAVLDGRAPDLTKGATHYHTTAVRPQWARVYTKTAAIGVHVFYRHTFRTASN; encoded by the coding sequence ATGCTGACTGGCACTCAACTTGCCGCGGCGGATGGCGACGACACGGCTGCCACGGGCGACGCGTTGCGCAAAGCCGAAACACGTGGGTTGCGCGGAGTGTCCCAAGCCCGGCTCGAGGGGCTGCTGAGCGAACCCAATCTTGCCACCGACGTGTCCTTTTCCCGAAGCTGGGTGGATGCCCAACCCAAGGCCAAGGGCGGCGCTCACTGGAAATGCCTCAGCGAAGCGCTCTACTTCGAAGCACGCGGAGAGACGGTCAAAGGGCAGTTTGCCGTGGCCGAAGTCATCATGAACCGTGTGCGTAGCGCCCGTTTCCCCGACAATGTCTGCGGCGTGATCAACCAGGGCACCGGCAAACGGTATCAATGCCAGTTCACCTATACCTGTGACGGAAATCCCGAAACCATCCATGAACCCCGCGCCTTCGAACGCGTGTCCAAAGTGGCCCGCGCGGTGCTGGATGGTCGTGCGCCCGACCTGACCAAGGGGGCTACGCACTATCACACCACGGCGGTGCGCCCGCAGTGGGCCCGGGTGTACACCAAGACGGCGGCCATCGGCGTGCACGTATTTTACCGTCACACCTTCCGCACCGCATCGAACTGA
- a CDS encoding dihydroneopterin aldolase: MASEIRLAFSHPSERSEATATSAPLDRISVRDHIVEVEIGAFQAERGVTQRICFNIVVEVRPLTGPIDDDVDRILSYDKVTEAIAYELAAERLNLLETLSERVADRILMEPQAMRVFVRIEKLDRGPGALGVEIVRSRGTARPVAVEDMEEDVMHPELVYLSNDAIASDHLSGWIDQLENMGRPLIFCVGPAAIDAPQASHPLAQRRIDLLAIEQNAWVLAARDARCKVVDTRTELDWAMRNGQACVWAPSKIVLDAVDGPSAKGADAVALASWFAATFDVLEMLVIGDDGPTDAPVALRAVPVDQATL; encoded by the coding sequence ATGGCGTCTGAAATCCGTCTTGCCTTCTCCCACCCCTCTGAACGGTCCGAGGCAACGGCGACATCCGCCCCGCTTGACCGCATTTCGGTCCGTGACCACATTGTCGAAGTCGAGATCGGCGCGTTCCAGGCCGAACGTGGGGTGACGCAGCGTATCTGCTTCAACATCGTGGTCGAGGTGCGCCCGCTCACCGGTCCCATCGATGACGACGTGGACCGCATCCTGTCCTATGACAAGGTGACCGAGGCCATCGCTTACGAGTTGGCCGCCGAACGTCTGAACCTGCTGGAAACGCTGTCCGAACGCGTCGCCGACCGTATCCTGATGGAACCGCAGGCGATGCGCGTCTTTGTCCGCATCGAAAAGCTGGACCGTGGTCCAGGTGCGCTGGGGGTCGAGATTGTGCGCAGCCGTGGCACCGCCCGGCCCGTCGCCGTGGAGGACATGGAAGAGGACGTGATGCACCCCGAACTGGTGTATCTGTCCAACGACGCGATCGCTTCGGACCATCTGAGCGGCTGGATCGACCAGCTTGAGAACATGGGCCGGCCGCTGATCTTTTGCGTCGGGCCCGCCGCAATCGACGCACCACAGGCGAGCCATCCGCTGGCGCAACGGCGCATCGACTTGCTGGCCATCGAACAAAACGCCTGGGTGCTGGCCGCCCGCGATGCCCGCTGCAAGGTGGTGGACACACGGACGGAACTGGATTGGGCAATGCGCAACGGGCAGGCCTGTGTCTGGGCCCCGTCCAAGATCGTGCTTGACGCGGTCGACGGCCCGTCAGCCAAGGGGGCGGATGCGGTCGCTTTGGCGTCGTGGTTCGCGGCCACGTTCGACGTGCTGGAGATGCTGGTCATCGGTGACGACGGCCCCACGGACGCGCCCGTTGCCCTGCGCGCGGTCCCGGTGGATCAGGCCACGCTCTGA
- the folP gene encoding dihydropteroate synthase, with translation MRYIRPLMQVGPARPAGAVTCGGCWFSHVEVLSRTEDPHVLSVSALTAEELAPFDRDWGAPRIMGILNTTPDSFSDGGQHNARADAVAHGQRLIAQGADSLDIGGESTRPGAHVVEVKEEIARTAPVIRVLRAAGVTAPISIDTRKAAVAKAALDAGATVVNDVSGFTHDTELAPLCAARGVPVCVMHAQGDPQTMQDNPTYDDVLLDVYDFLAERMELLQAAGIAKANIIADPGIGFGKTLDHNLALLNRISLFHSLGVPILLGASRKRFIGTIGNAPEASARAPGSVAVALAALAQGVQIIRAHDVADHAQAIALWRASVAHR, from the coding sequence ATGCGCTATATCCGGCCCTTGATGCAGGTGGGGCCAGCGCGGCCCGCCGGTGCCGTGACCTGCGGTGGGTGCTGGTTCAGCCATGTGGAGGTGCTGTCGCGCACCGAAGATCCGCATGTTCTGTCGGTTTCGGCTCTGACCGCAGAAGAGCTTGCGCCGTTCGACCGCGACTGGGGCGCACCGCGGATCATGGGCATCCTGAACACAACGCCCGACAGCTTTTCCGACGGGGGCCAGCACAACGCGCGGGCCGATGCCGTTGCCCATGGGCAACGTCTGATCGCGCAGGGCGCCGACAGTCTTGATATCGGCGGAGAGAGCACGCGGCCCGGCGCGCATGTCGTTGAGGTCAAGGAAGAAATCGCGCGCACCGCGCCTGTGATCCGTGTCCTGCGGGCGGCGGGTGTGACCGCGCCGATCTCGATCGACACGCGCAAGGCTGCTGTGGCAAAGGCGGCGCTGGATGCCGGCGCCACGGTGGTCAATGACGTGTCCGGCTTCACCCATGATACGGAACTCGCACCGCTGTGCGCCGCGCGCGGTGTCCCTGTGTGTGTGATGCATGCGCAGGGTGATCCGCAGACGATGCAAGACAATCCGACCTATGATGATGTGCTGCTGGATGTTTATGACTTCCTGGCGGAGCGGATGGAACTGCTGCAAGCCGCTGGCATCGCCAAAGCAAACATCATTGCCGATCCGGGCATCGGTTTTGGCAAGACGTTGGACCACAACCTTGCCCTGCTGAACCGCATCAGCCTGTTTCACAGCCTGGGCGTGCCGATCCTTCTGGGGGCGTCGCGCAAGCGGTTCATCGGCACCATCGGCAACGCGCCCGAGGCATCGGCGCGGGCCCCCGGGTCAGTGGCGGTGGCCCTTGCCGCCTTGGCACAGGGCGTCCAGATCATCCGTGCGCATGACGTTGCCGATCATGCGCAGGCCATTGCGCTTTGGCGCGCCTCTGTGGCACATCGCTGA
- the glmM gene encoding phosphoglucosamine mutase — protein sequence MKKLFGTDGVRGTANLAPMTAEMALRIGAAVGRYFRRDSAGVHRVVIGKDTRLSGYMFENALTAGLTSTGMNVLLLGPVPTPAVGLLTRSMRADLGVMISASHNPAHDNGIKFFGPDGYKLSDAAEAEIENLVSQGVEPVPAGTIGRAKRIDDGRFRYVERVKSSFPRQMRLDGLKVVVDCANGAAYRVAPEALWELGATVIPVGVSPNGHNINEGCGSMHPQTAAEAVVAHGADVGICLDGDADRVILLDEKGRVGNGDQFMGLMAARWASEGRLKNNALVATVMSNLGLERFLQGHGVRLERTGVGDRYVVERMRQGDFNLGGEQSGHIVMTDYATTGDGLMAGLQFLAELVQSGKRASEVLHVFDPVPQLLKNVRFSAGQAPLEMETVQAAISEAEDQLNGNGRLLIRKSGTEPLIRVMAESEDEAVLNASVDHVVRAVEAAVAPRG from the coding sequence ATGAAAAAGCTTTTCGGGACGGACGGCGTCCGGGGCACGGCCAACCTTGCCCCCATGACGGCCGAGATGGCGCTGCGTATCGGCGCGGCAGTGGGGCGGTACTTTCGCAGGGACAGTGCCGGTGTGCACCGCGTCGTCATTGGCAAGGACACCCGCCTGTCGGGCTATATGTTCGAGAACGCGCTGACGGCGGGCCTGACCAGTACGGGCATGAATGTTCTGCTGCTGGGGCCCGTGCCGACGCCCGCCGTCGGCCTGCTGACCCGGTCCATGCGGGCCGACCTTGGCGTGATGATTTCAGCCAGCCACAACCCGGCCCATGACAACGGTATCAAGTTCTTCGGTCCCGACGGGTACAAGCTGAGCGATGCGGCGGAAGCCGAAATTGAAAACCTTGTTTCTCAAGGGGTTGAGCCTGTCCCCGCGGGGACAATCGGGCGCGCCAAGCGGATTGATGACGGTCGGTTCCGTTATGTGGAGCGGGTGAAATCCTCTTTCCCACGCCAGATGCGCCTGGATGGTCTGAAGGTGGTTGTGGACTGCGCCAATGGCGCCGCTTACCGCGTGGCGCCCGAGGCGCTGTGGGAATTGGGGGCCACGGTGATCCCTGTTGGCGTGTCGCCCAACGGGCACAATATCAACGAAGGCTGCGGGTCAATGCATCCGCAAACCGCCGCCGAAGCGGTTGTGGCCCATGGGGCCGATGTCGGCATCTGTCTGGACGGGGACGCGGACCGGGTGATCTTGCTGGATGAAAAGGGCCGTGTCGGCAACGGCGATCAGTTCATGGGGCTGATGGCGGCCCGTTGGGCATCCGAGGGGCGCTTGAAAAACAACGCGCTTGTGGCGACGGTGATGTCGAACCTGGGGCTCGAGCGGTTCCTGCAAGGTCATGGTGTGCGTCTGGAACGCACCGGCGTCGGCGACCGCTATGTCGTGGAACGCATGCGCCAGGGCGATTTTAACCTGGGCGGCGAACAGTCGGGTCACATCGTGATGACGGATTATGCCACGACCGGTGACGGCTTGATGGCCGGATTGCAGTTTCTGGCCGAGTTGGTGCAATCCGGCAAACGTGCAAGCGAGGTCCTGCACGTGTTCGACCCGGTGCCGCAGCTTTTGAAGAATGTGCGTTTTTCCGCCGGCCAGGCTCCGCTGGAGATGGAGACCGTGCAGGCTGCAATTTCCGAGGCCGAAGACCAGTTGAACGGCAACGGTCGCCTGCTGATCCGCAAGTCGGGGACCGAGCCGCTGATCCGGGTGATGGCGGAAAGCGAGGATGAGGCGGTGCTGAATGCCAGCGTGGACCATGTGGTCCGTGCTGTCGAGGCGGCTGTCGCGCCGCGAGGCTGA
- a CDS encoding DMT family transporter, producing the protein MTDSPTITAKSWLMVAILGVTWGGTFLVTEIALRGITPFWLAAGRICFAAVLMVAIWRALGPKLFERRANADTWAALIAIGAFSSAIPFILLAWGQQYVTSGFAGVSMASVALIVLPLSHFFVPGERMTWRRTLGFVIGFVGVCILIGGQAFEASGAQLETAGRIACIGAASCYGVSSILMRRLPAVDPIGLSTILLLIAACIVLPAAWIVEGPPPLPDTQTLVVIAGLGLIPTAAANMLRVLVIRSAGPVFMSITNYQVPVWSVLMGAVLLDEPLPSSLLLAMALILTGVGLSQYGALRRLFAR; encoded by the coding sequence ATGACAGATAGCCCCACGATCACGGCAAAAAGCTGGCTGATGGTCGCCATTCTGGGTGTCACCTGGGGTGGTACGTTTCTGGTCACAGAAATCGCGCTCAGGGGCATCACTCCGTTCTGGCTGGCCGCCGGGCGCATCTGCTTTGCAGCCGTCCTGATGGTGGCGATCTGGCGCGCATTGGGGCCAAAGCTGTTTGAACGCCGCGCAAATGCGGACACCTGGGCGGCGTTGATTGCCATCGGCGCCTTCAGTTCGGCCATCCCGTTCATCCTGCTGGCGTGGGGACAACAATATGTCACATCGGGCTTTGCCGGTGTCTCGATGGCGTCGGTTGCGCTTATTGTGCTGCCACTTTCGCATTTCTTCGTGCCGGGCGAACGAATGACCTGGCGGCGCACGCTGGGCTTTGTGATCGGCTTTGTCGGCGTGTGTATCCTGATCGGCGGTCAGGCGTTCGAGGCCAGCGGCGCGCAGCTGGAAACCGCAGGTCGGATCGCCTGTATCGGCGCGGCCAGCTGCTATGGCGTCTCGTCGATCCTGATGCGGCGGCTGCCAGCGGTTGACCCGATCGGCCTGTCGACCATCCTGTTGCTGATCGCCGCCTGCATCGTGCTGCCCGCGGCCTGGATCGTCGAAGGGCCACCGCCCCTGCCCGACACGCAAACCCTTGTCGTCATTGCTGGTCTCGGGCTGATCCCCACGGCGGCGGCGAACATGTTGCGGGTTCTTGTCATCCGCAGCGCGGGCCCGGTGTTCATGTCGATCACCAATTACCAGGTGCCGGTCTGGTCCGTGCTCATGGGTGCCGTCCTTCTGGACGAACCGCTCCCGTCCAGCCTCTTGCTGGCCATGGCCCTGATCCTGACTGGCGTCGGCCTCAGCCAATACGGCGCGCTGCGCAGGCTCTTCGCGCGCTAG
- a CDS encoding antibiotic biosynthesis monooxygenase has product MIAVIFEVWPKDGHRTPYLNRAATLKDHLGEIPGFISVERFESLMEPGKLLSLSFWEDEAALEQWRKLPEHRDAQSAGRDIHFDDYRLRVAGVIRDYGMTERDQAPADSKALHDR; this is encoded by the coding sequence ATGATCGCAGTCATCTTCGAGGTCTGGCCCAAGGACGGGCACCGCACCCCCTACCTGAACCGGGCCGCGACGCTCAAGGACCACCTCGGCGAGATCCCCGGCTTCATTTCGGTCGAACGGTTCGAAAGCCTGATGGAGCCCGGCAAGCTGCTGTCCCTGTCGTTCTGGGAGGACGAGGCGGCGCTGGAACAGTGGCGCAAGCTGCCCGAACACCGCGATGCGCAAAGCGCGGGCCGCGACATCCATTTCGACGACTACCGCCTGCGCGTGGCAGGCGTGATCCGCGACTACGGCATGACGGAACGGGATCAGGCCCCCGCCGACAGCAAGGCCCTGCATGACAGATAG
- a CDS encoding NIPSNAP family protein: MLTCIIQYQIDPTKRAAFAEYGARWGQCIPRCGADLVGYYAPHEGSSTLAYGIYHIENLAAYETYRARLAQDPLGRENYLFAQSEKFILKEDRTWLTNVSTPQGGST; this comes from the coding sequence ATGCTGACCTGCATCATCCAGTACCAGATCGACCCGACAAAACGCGCCGCCTTTGCTGAATATGGGGCCCGCTGGGGCCAGTGCATCCCGCGCTGCGGCGCGGACCTCGTGGGATATTATGCACCCCACGAAGGGTCCTCCACCCTCGCCTATGGCATCTATCACATTGAAAACCTTGCCGCTTATGAAACCTACCGCGCCCGCCTCGCCCAAGATCCATTGGGGCGCGAAAATTACCTGTTTGCACAATCCGAGAAATTCATACTCAAGGAAGACAGGACATGGCTCACCAATGTTTCGACACCGCAGGGAGGTTCCACATGA
- a CDS encoding winged helix-turn-helix domain-containing protein codes for MKEGPDISQIAALIGDPARSNILTALMDGRALTASELAEEAGVGLSTASGHLSKLTDAALITPRKSGRHKYFHLADAEVAAVLEALMGLAARRGATRVRTGPRDAQMQVARVCYNHLAGRMGVQMYGSLIGRGLVVETGEDATLTGAGRAFAEAFGIDLVGLEKGRTRLCRTCLDWSERRNHLAGSLGRAMLTRMEDQGWMRRDAGSRAVLVSEKGKAAFAAAFPEVG; via the coding sequence ATGAAAGAAGGCCCAGATATTTCCCAGATTGCGGCATTGATCGGAGATCCGGCGCGGTCGAACATCCTGACGGCGTTGATGGATGGCCGTGCGCTGACGGCGTCCGAGTTGGCGGAGGAAGCGGGCGTAGGCCTGTCCACGGCCAGCGGGCATTTGTCAAAGCTGACCGATGCGGCGTTGATCACGCCGCGCAAATCCGGGCGGCACAAGTATTTTCACCTGGCCGACGCCGAGGTGGCTGCTGTGCTTGAGGCGCTGATGGGCCTTGCGGCGCGCCGGGGGGCCACGCGCGTGCGTACCGGGCCACGCGATGCGCAGATGCAGGTGGCGCGCGTGTGTTACAACCATCTGGCCGGGCGCATGGGCGTGCAGATGTATGGCAGTCTGATCGGGCGCGGCTTGGTTGTTGAGACAGGTGAAGACGCGACGTTGACGGGGGCCGGGCGTGCCTTTGCCGAAGCGTTTGGGATTGATCTGGTCGGTTTGGAAAAGGGGCGGACGCGGTTGTGTCGGACGTGCCTCGATTGGTCAGAGCGGCGCAATCATTTGGCGGGGTCTTTGGGGCGCGCCATGCTGACCCGGATGGAAGATCAGGGGTGGATGCGCAGGGATGCGGGCAGTCGCGCGGTTCTGGTGTCCGAAAAAGGAAAGGCCGCTTTTGCAGCGGCCTTTCCGGAAGTTGGGTGA
- the ilvC gene encoding ketol-acid reductoisomerase produces MRVYYDRDCDINLIKDMNVAILGYGSQGHAHALNLRDSGAKNVVVALREGSASIAKAEGEGLKTMGIAEAAAWADLIMFTMPDELQAETYRKYVHDNIREGAAIAFAHGLNVHFGLIEPKEGIDVVMMAPKGPGHTVRGEYVKGGGVPCLVAVDNDASGRALEIGLSYCSAIGGGRSGIIETNFREECETDLFGEQAVLCGGLVELIRMGFETLVEAGYAPEMAYFECLHEVKLIVDLIYEGGIANMNYSISNTAEYGEYVSGPRVLPYDETKARMKAILTDIQTGKFVRDFMQENAVGQPFFKGTRRINDEHQIEATGETLRGMMPWISAGKMVDKSKN; encoded by the coding sequence ATGCGCGTTTACTACGACCGCGATTGCGACATCAACCTGATCAAGGACATGAACGTGGCCATCCTCGGCTACGGCAGCCAAGGCCACGCCCACGCCCTGAACCTGCGCGACAGCGGCGCCAAGAACGTTGTCGTCGCCCTGCGCGAGGGCTCGGCCTCCATCGCCAAGGCCGAAGGCGAAGGCCTGAAAACCATGGGCATCGCCGAAGCCGCCGCCTGGGCCGACCTGATCATGTTCACCATGCCCGATGAACTGCAGGCCGAAACCTACCGCAAATATGTGCACGACAACATCCGCGAGGGCGCGGCCATCGCGTTCGCGCACGGATTGAACGTGCATTTCGGCCTGATCGAGCCCAAGGAAGGCATCGACGTAGTCATGATGGCGCCCAAGGGCCCCGGCCACACGGTGCGCGGCGAATATGTCAAGGGCGGCGGCGTGCCCTGCCTTGTGGCTGTCGACAACGATGCGTCAGGCCGCGCGCTGGAAATCGGCCTGTCCTACTGCTCCGCCATCGGTGGTGGCCGTTCGGGCATTATCGAGACCAACTTCCGCGAAGAATGTGAAACCGACCTGTTCGGCGAACAGGCTGTTCTGTGCGGTGGCCTCGTGGAACTGATCCGCATGGGGTTCGAGACGCTGGTCGAGGCAGGCTATGCGCCCGAAATGGCCTATTTCGAATGCCTGCACGAGGTGAAGCTGATCGTGGACCTGATCTATGAAGGCGGCATCGCCAACATGAACTACTCGATCTCCAACACGGCGGAGTACGGCGAATACGTCTCCGGACCCCGCGTGCTGCCCTATGACGAGACAAAGGCACGGATGAAAGCGATCCTGACGGACATCCAGACCGGCAAATTCGTGCGTGACTTCATGCAGGAAAACGCGGTCGGCCAACCCTTCTTCAAAGGCACGCGCCGCATCAATGACGAGCACCAGATCGAAGCGACAGGTGAAACCCTGCGCGGCATGATGCCGTGGATTTCAGCTGGAAAAATGGTCGACAAATCCAAGAACTAA
- a CDS encoding Lrp/AsnC family transcriptional regulator, with product MLDDVDRRILRQWQADPSLAPAELAERARLSSGQLARRQARLHEAGVVRSVQAVIDWAALGYAVEVSLRVTLDKTQARAFDDFIEAARDVPEVIEIQTFLGRVDVRLSVIARDMSHYQHLYRSRILTLPHIADIEALMHVARIKSDEALPL from the coding sequence ATGCTTGATGATGTGGATCGCCGTATCTTGCGGCAATGGCAGGCGGACCCGTCGCTGGCACCGGCCGAATTGGCGGAGCGGGCGCGGCTGAGTTCCGGCCAGTTGGCGCGGCGACAGGCCAGGCTGCACGAGGCAGGGGTGGTCAGGTCGGTGCAGGCGGTCATTGACTGGGCAGCCCTGGGCTATGCGGTCGAGGTGTCGCTGCGTGTGACGCTGGACAAGACGCAGGCGCGGGCCTTTGACGATTTCATCGAAGCGGCGCGCGATGTGCCCGAGGTGATAGAGATCCAGACCTTTCTGGGGCGGGTTGATGTGCGTCTGTCCGTGATTGCGCGGGATATGTCGCATTACCAGCACCTTTACCGCAGCCGCATCCTGACCTTGCCGCATATCGCGGATATCGAGGCGCTGATGCATGTGGCGCGGATCAAAAGCGACGAGGCGCTGCCGCTGTGA
- a CDS encoding Lrp/AsnC family transcriptional regulator has product MIDLDDLDFAILRLLAEDAGQGAGAIGRACGLSQPSAWRRIKRLRDAGVIRGQRLSLDAGKLGFGVTVFLGVKLATKGRVSLEDFERAVSAIPEVQTVEHVLGLYDYRLRVVARDLPDFERVLRRRIMTLPGAGEVEANVLLSEERRPGPLM; this is encoded by the coding sequence GTGATCGATCTGGACGATCTGGATTTCGCAATTCTGCGTCTGCTTGCCGAAGATGCGGGGCAGGGCGCCGGTGCCATTGGGCGGGCTTGCGGCCTGTCCCAGCCCAGCGCGTGGCGGCGCATCAAGCGGTTGCGCGATGCTGGCGTGATCCGGGGACAGAGGCTGAGCCTTGATGCCGGGAAGCTGGGCTTTGGGGTGACCGTGTTTCTGGGCGTCAAGCTGGCGACAAAGGGGCGGGTGAGCCTGGAAGACTTCGAGCGCGCGGTGTCGGCCATTCCCGAGGTGCAGACGGTCGAACATGTGCTGGGTCTTTATGATTACCGTCTGCGCGTCGTGGCACGGGACTTGCCGGATTTCGAGCGGGTGTTACGCCGTCGGATCATGACCCTGCCCGGAGCGGGCGAGGTTGAGGCCAACGTGCTTCTGAGCGAAGAGCGCCGTCCGGGACCGTTGATGTGA